From Butyricimonas paravirosa, one genomic window encodes:
- a CDS encoding tyrosine-type recombinase/integrase, which translates to MTNHEKTRIDEIVSYTPPQLYTGKEWYIGFMAFDPALGKLHRKRIKINHVHGGVCAKRKYAQDLLKRLNEQLSQGWNPWIEAEYGKSYNKFEEVCEHYKRYITKLYKDDVFREETFVAYSSFLRNLRQYNEQRDIPITYIYQLNSAYVVAFLDHIYIDRENTAQTRDNYLSWLRQFSTFLLQQQYVNVKPTEGIPVLGKKAHKKKRTIIEKNDLIRLSDYLKTQNKYYLLACYILYYCFIRPKEMAKIKLEHISIKNRTIFVPADIAKNREAGVVTLPKKVLLLMVDLNIFNNPSDSYLFSTDFMPGFEYVNEKKFRDYWIREIRKKLHFPDSYKFYSLKDSGITSLLRDRNIDKLSVRDQARHSNILITDIYTPHDIQEANALIETHEDVF; encoded by the coding sequence ATGACAAATCACGAAAAAACACGAATTGACGAGATCGTTTCCTACACACCCCCACAACTTTACACGGGAAAAGAATGGTATATCGGGTTCATGGCTTTTGATCCAGCACTAGGGAAACTTCACCGGAAACGGATAAAAATTAATCACGTGCATGGAGGGGTATGCGCAAAACGAAAATACGCTCAAGATCTTCTTAAGAGACTAAACGAACAATTATCTCAAGGCTGGAATCCTTGGATTGAAGCCGAGTACGGCAAATCTTATAACAAATTTGAAGAGGTATGCGAACACTACAAACGATACATCACCAAATTATATAAAGATGATGTGTTCAGAGAAGAGACATTTGTTGCCTACTCTTCATTTTTACGAAATCTACGCCAATATAACGAGCAACGAGATATACCTATCACATATATTTATCAGTTGAATTCTGCTTATGTTGTTGCTTTTTTAGATCATATTTATATCGACAGAGAGAATACAGCCCAAACTCGTGATAATTATTTATCATGGTTACGACAGTTCTCAACCTTCTTGCTACAACAACAGTATGTTAATGTCAAACCGACAGAAGGAATCCCGGTACTAGGTAAAAAAGCACACAAGAAAAAGCGTACTATAATCGAGAAAAATGATCTAATCCGCCTAAGTGATTATCTTAAAACACAAAATAAATATTATCTACTAGCTTGTTATATATTGTATTATTGCTTTATTCGACCTAAAGAAATGGCAAAAATAAAATTAGAACACATTTCTATAAAGAATCGGACCATTTTTGTTCCAGCAGACATTGCCAAAAACAGGGAGGCTGGAGTCGTAACCCTCCCCAAGAAGGTTTTACTTCTAATGGTTGATCTAAATATTTTTAATAACCCAAGTGACTCCTATCTATTTTCAACTGATTTTATGCCCGGATTCGAATATGTGAATGAAAAAAAATTTAGAGACTACTGGATCCGGGAAATCAGGAAAAAACTTCATTTTCCAGACTCATACAAATTTTACAGTTTGAAAGATTCTGGAATAACAAGTTTATTACGCGATAGAAATATTGATAAATTAAGCGTGCGAGACCAAGCACGTCATTCTAATATTCTCATAACAGATATCTACACTCCTCATGACATCCAAGAAGCAAATGCATTAATTGAAACACACGAAGATGTATTTTAG
- a CDS encoding helix-turn-helix domain-containing protein — MEKVRVQVAKTPEGYCATVDILPGFIVAVTGDFSELKKELFESVDFYVECAKADGDVYPEVLNQEYEFEYKFDVESLLFFYEKILSKAALERLTGINQKQLSHYACGRSKPRPAQAQKIVNALHTLGRDLLAISV, encoded by the coding sequence ATGGAGAAAGTGAGAGTACAAGTAGCAAAAACACCGGAAGGTTATTGTGCGACGGTCGATATTCTTCCAGGTTTTATTGTTGCCGTCACGGGTGACTTTAGTGAACTAAAAAAAGAGTTATTTGAAAGTGTTGATTTTTACGTGGAATGTGCCAAAGCTGATGGAGATGTATATCCGGAAGTCTTGAATCAAGAATACGAATTTGAATACAAATTTGACGTGGAGAGTCTTTTGTTCTTCTACGAGAAAATATTGAGTAAGGCGGCATTGGAACGTTTAACCGGAATAAATCAAAAGCAACTTAGTCATTACGCTTGTGGACGTTCTAAGCCACGGCCGGCTCAAGCTCAAAAAATAGTGAATGCCCTGCATACATTGGGGCGGGATTTATTAGCTATCTCTGTCTAA
- a CDS encoding DUF5053 domain-containing protein codes for MASYKELNEELEQMKAEFLTLHSEEEEREFGEKMERFVASKSPEDRKILAQAFVNGAKESCERAEKLYDETLRVYLEGIYESISWSYVARHYFGKSRSWLCQRINGLKIRNKEVQFTENEKKILLDALLDLSNNIKRTALVIGHL; via the coding sequence ATGGCAAGTTACAAAGAATTAAACGAGGAATTGGAACAAATGAAAGCGGAATTCTTGACTCTTCATTCCGAGGAAGAAGAGCGGGAATTTGGTGAGAAAATGGAACGATTTGTAGCTTCCAAAAGCCCGGAAGATCGTAAAATTCTCGCTCAAGCGTTTGTGAATGGTGCGAAGGAATCTTGTGAACGTGCGGAGAAATTATACGATGAAACGTTACGTGTTTATCTGGAAGGGATATATGAATCAATTTCGTGGTCTTATGTTGCTCGACACTATTTTGGAAAGAGTCGATCATGGTTGTGCCAGCGTATAAATGGGTTGAAGATTAGAAATAAAGAAGTACAATTTACCGAGAATGAAAAGAAGATATTATTAGATGCGTTACTTGATTTAAGTAATAACATTAAACGTACAGCTCTTGTTATAGGGCATCTCTGA
- a CDS encoding diguanylate cyclase, with the protein MFSYEELKARIEHEKNSLRFYVLYWHILKKDMSEEELERMIDFHLDRLIELLRLKG; encoded by the coding sequence ATGTTTTCCTATGAAGAGCTAAAGGCTCGGATAGAACATGAGAAAAATAGTCTTAGGTTCTATGTTCTTTACTGGCATATTTTGAAAAAAGATATGTCGGAAGAGGAACTGGAGAGAATGATTGACTTTCATTTAGATCGTTTGATCGAACTACTCCGGTTGAAAGGTTAA
- a CDS encoding SufE family protein, producing the protein MFVSANAVILAGLAAMLFNLCNGVSRKDIRDNMPYLLATLKELGLIDNLTLSRRVALLTMVEKITNS; encoded by the coding sequence ATATTTGTTTCTGCCAATGCCGTGATACTTGCTGGGTTGGCCGCTATGCTTTTTAACCTCTGCAACGGGGTATCACGGAAGGACATCCGGGATAATATGCCGTATCTACTTGCTACCTTAAAAGAATTGGGGTTGATTGATAATCTCACGCTGTCGAGGCGTGTGGCACTATTGACAATGGTTGAGAAAATAACGAATTCATAA